From one Mesomycoplasma ovipneumoniae genomic stretch:
- the rplB gene encoding 50S ribosomal protein L2 has protein sequence MALKYYKPTTNGRRHMSSLDFGANLTTNRPEKSLLVTLKKHSGRNAQGKITVRHQGGRHKRKYRLIDFKRNKDNIPAIVKTIEYDPNRSANIALVSYIDGEKRYILAPKNLKVGQKISSGPEADILVGNCLPLKNIPEGTFVHNLELHPGAGGQLIRSAGTWAQIQGRDENGKYVILKLKSGEYRRILSTCRATVGVVGNEENSLVNIGKAGRNRHKGIRPTVRGSVMNPNDHPHGGGEGKQPIGRKTPLTPWGKKALGVKTRNPKKASTKLIIRSRKESKK, from the coding sequence ATGGCGCTTAAATATTATAAACCAACAACAAACGGCCGTCGTCATATGTCTTCACTTGATTTTGGCGCAAATTTAACAACAAACAGACCAGAAAAGTCTTTGCTTGTAACTTTAAAAAAACACTCAGGCCGTAATGCTCAAGGTAAAATTACCGTTAGACATCAAGGTGGACGGCACAAAAGAAAATACCGTCTAATTGATTTTAAAAGAAACAAAGACAATATTCCCGCAATTGTAAAAACAATTGAATATGACCCAAATCGTTCAGCAAATATCGCCCTTGTTTCTTATATTGACGGTGAAAAACGTTACATTTTAGCACCTAAAAATCTAAAAGTAGGACAAAAAATTTCCTCCGGTCCTGAGGCTGATATTCTTGTTGGAAATTGCTTGCCGCTTAAAAATATTCCTGAGGGTACTTTTGTTCACAATCTCGAACTCCATCCAGGAGCAGGGGGTCAACTAATTCGTTCAGCCGGAACTTGAGCCCAAATTCAAGGTCGTGATGAAAACGGAAAATACGTTATTCTTAAACTAAAATCAGGAGAATACCGTCGAATCTTATCTACTTGCCGGGCAACTGTTGGTGTAGTTGGAAATGAAGAAAATTCACTTGTTAACATCGGAAAAGCAGGAAGAAATCGTCACAAAGGAATTAGACCAACCGTTCGGGGATCAGTAATGAATCCAAATGATCACCCACATGGAGGTGGAGAAGGTAAACAACCAATTGGACGTAAAACTCCACTTACTCCTTGAGGTAAAAAAGCACTGGGAGTTAAGACAAGAAATCCTAAAAAAGCTTCAACTAAATTGATAATCCGTTCAAGAAAGGAATCTAAAAAATAA
- the rplW gene encoding 50S ribosomal protein L23, which produces MNVNNIIKGPILTEKSYQLMSQGVYSFKVSPTTNRSETKKAVEYIFNVKVEKVNIFTVPKKEKKLGKSRGFSTKYKKAFVKLKPGYTINLFEDETPAAGSIDQTNKDQQEFSQQIEEKRAELEQKNQEIAQKLAKKQAAESQKTEENQPENQTNEQGETN; this is translated from the coding sequence ATGAACGTAAATAATATTATTAAAGGTCCAATTTTAACTGAAAAATCCTACCAGTTAATGTCTCAAGGAGTTTATTCTTTTAAAGTAAGTCCGACAACAAATCGTTCTGAGACAAAAAAAGCTGTTGAATACATTTTTAATGTCAAAGTTGAAAAAGTTAATATTTTCACTGTTCCCAAAAAAGAAAAAAAACTAGGAAAATCACGTGGTTTTAGTACTAAATACAAAAAAGCATTTGTAAAATTAAAACCAGGATACACAATTAATCTTTTTGAGGACGAGACTCCAGCAGCAGGAAGCATTGACCAAACCAACAAAGACCAGCAAGAATTTAGTCAACAAATTGAAGAAAAAAGAGCTGAGCTAGAGCAAAAAAATCAAGAAATAGCCCAAAAACTTGCAAAAAAACAGGCAGCCGAAAGTCAAAAAACTGAGGAAAATCAGCCTGAAAACCAAACTAACGAACAAGGAGAGACAAACTAA
- the rpsJ gene encoding 30S ribosomal protein S10, with product MSTTSIKIKFKSFDHRQIDAAAKKVILLARELNVETCGPVPLPTSRAIYTILRSVHVNKKSREQFESRTHKRLVILKVSPNNQKAVTEKISRTQLPAGVWLEIEVN from the coding sequence ATGAGCACAACATCAATAAAAATTAAGTTCAAATCGTTTGACCATCGTCAAATTGATGCTGCTGCTAAAAAGGTTATTCTTTTAGCACGTGAACTTAATGTCGAGACATGTGGCCCGGTACCGCTGCCAACTTCAAGAGCGATTTATACAATTTTGAGATCTGTCCACGTTAATAAAAAATCTCGTGAACAATTTGAAAGTCGCACTCACAAACGGCTAGTAATTTTAAAAGTTTCGCCAAACAATCAAAAAGCAGTTACAGAAAAAATTTCACGAACACAATTGCCAGCTGGCGTTTGATTAGAAATCGAGGTAAATTAA
- the rpmC gene encoding 50S ribosomal protein L29 produces MEYKELLKKTPSELNALLLEYRSELFTLRFKNQSSNLDQTHKISQIRKIIARILTILSEQKLAQSPKPKKLTKKQKKAQKVVFAKSPKSIKAHFNAHIKPLLAPKIQTKPAEMSSQNEQ; encoded by the coding sequence ATGGAATATAAAGAACTTTTAAAAAAAACACCAAGCGAACTTAATGCACTTCTTCTTGAATACCGTTCTGAATTATTTACTTTAAGATTTAAAAATCAAAGTTCAAATTTAGATCAAACTCATAAAATCAGCCAGATTCGTAAAATAATTGCCCGAATTTTAACAATTCTATCTGAGCAAAAATTAGCCCAAAGTCCAAAGCCAAAAAAACTCACCAAAAAGCAAAAAAAAGCACAAAAAGTCGTATTTGCAAAATCGCCAAAATCAATCAAAGCCCATTTTAATGCACATATCAAGCCGCTTTTAGCCCCAAAAATTCAAACAAAACCAGCAGAAATGAGTAGCCAAAATGAACAATAA
- a CDS encoding ATP-binding cassette domain-containing protein codes for MIKIKNLTKNFNRRAIFKNFSLDIPSNELVFVVGPSGIGKTTLINLIANFSQKDKGEILFYKDNKVVKNPLIDVVFQDFNLIESATGMENIKIGTNAINFNIDEKNIEENASFVNISKENLANKVSDLSGGQKQRIAILRSLARESDFILLDEPTGNLDVENAEILFEKIQILKKNKTILIVSHNLDLAKKYGDRIIYLKNESVLEIDKIEEINKGKSLNKTDYNFKFEKKPLKISDKLKSIILFLKLDFKNKIIITALLIITFLISILSLNLFATLDTQANAVDSQRILQYNLDSLEVQKKGISPFFEEEIEKFNAKKDIVNKIIPVYLTETFAFAYNNNGKELISEKNSIELIDQSDFFKNRFKFDDKNVQGNLIQNEDEIIISNSVVEKLKITDPIGKKIQIKDIRHSNVGKNATIFEATIVGVNHSIDAFGKIPSFLHHNLAKKINEAFPKNTGGDSPFDALTIRLLNVRNFNVFYVDKQNFLKDLKVENLKISDGELPKNKDEIVVSVNTIDEINNLIDDFNNRATELNKNNNFKIDKYEKLKIGSKVELSNKNGENIPFKIVGTFDLKENQHLQEQKSETGTPEEQRPEFKNQIIMRNDGDEYRNEIRPRGARIFLKSDNINENLDSFKKDFPNYWYSKDLDSIKILLLSSTFLVKAVLLAIQVILIVLLVVFSVLYAKNLTQSKLKSIGILKSLGEKTKKIFFLHILNIFAISSLILISGLIISLPSMPYFYSLITTTDFISPTYTQIFINFIVIWFSISLLIFLIYFFISLRYYKKPVTELLKNSL; via the coding sequence ATGATAAAAATTAAAAATCTAACTAAAAATTTTAACCGAAGAGCTATTTTTAAAAATTTTAGCCTAGACATTCCTTCCAATGAGTTGGTCTTTGTCGTTGGACCTTCTGGAATTGGGAAAACTACTCTTATTAACCTGATTGCTAATTTTAGTCAAAAAGATAAAGGAGAAATTCTTTTTTATAAAGATAACAAAGTTGTTAAAAACCCTTTAATTGACGTTGTTTTTCAAGATTTTAACCTAATTGAATCTGCTACTGGTATGGAAAATATTAAAATTGGCACAAATGCAATAAATTTTAATATTGATGAAAAGAATATTGAAGAAAACGCAAGTTTTGTTAATATTTCAAAAGAAAATTTAGCAAATAAAGTGAGTGATTTATCGGGCGGTCAAAAACAACGAATTGCAATTTTGCGATCATTAGCGCGTGAATCTGACTTTATTTTATTAGACGAGCCTACTGGAAATCTTGATGTTGAAAATGCTGAAATTCTTTTTGAAAAAATACAAATATTAAAGAAAAATAAAACTATTTTGATAGTTAGCCACAATTTGGATCTTGCTAAAAAATACGGTGATAGAATAATTTATCTAAAAAATGAATCTGTATTAGAAATTGATAAAATCGAAGAAATAAATAAGGGCAAATCTTTAAATAAAACTGATTATAATTTTAAATTTGAAAAAAAACCTTTAAAAATAAGTGACAAATTAAAATCAATTATTTTATTTTTGAAGCTAGATTTTAAAAATAAAATAATTATTACAGCATTACTAATTATCACATTTCTAATAAGTATTTTAAGTCTAAATTTATTTGCTACACTTGATACGCAAGCCAATGCTGTTGACTCGCAACGAATTCTTCAATACAATTTAGATTCTTTAGAGGTTCAAAAAAAGGGAATATCACCATTTTTTGAGGAAGAAATCGAGAAATTCAATGCTAAAAAAGACATTGTTAATAAAATTATTCCTGTTTATTTAACTGAAACCTTTGCTTTTGCTTATAATAATAACGGCAAAGAATTAATTTCTGAGAAAAATTCTATTGAATTAATCGACCAATCTGATTTTTTTAAAAATAGATTTAAATTTGACGACAAAAACGTTCAAGGTAATCTTATACAAAATGAAGATGAGATAATTATTTCAAATTCAGTTGTCGAAAAATTAAAAATTACTGATCCTATTGGCAAAAAAATTCAAATTAAAGATATACGTCATTCGAATGTTGGTAAAAATGCAACAATTTTTGAGGCTACTATTGTCGGAGTAAACCATTCGATTGATGCCTTTGGCAAAATACCCTCTTTTTTACATCATAATTTAGCAAAAAAAATTAATGAAGCTTTTCCCAAAAACACAGGCGGTGATTCGCCTTTCGACGCCTTAACAATCCGTCTTTTAAATGTAAGAAATTTTAACGTATTTTATGTTGATAAACAAAATTTTTTAAAAGATTTAAAGGTAGAAAATTTAAAAATTAGTGATGGTGAACTTCCTAAAAATAAAGATGAAATTGTTGTTTCAGTTAACACTATTGATGAAATAAATAATCTTATAGATGATTTTAACAATAGAGCTACTGAATTAAACAAAAACAATAATTTTAAAATCGATAAATACGAGAAACTAAAAATAGGGTCTAAAGTTGAATTATCAAACAAAAATGGAGAAAATATTCCTTTTAAAATAGTCGGAACTTTCGATCTAAAGGAAAACCAACATTTGCAGGAACAAAAATCTGAAACTGGCACTCCCGAAGAACAAAGACCTGAATTTAAGAACCAAATCATAATGCGCAATGACGGTGATGAATATAGAAACGAAATAAGACCACGAGGTGCAAGAATATTTTTAAAATCTGACAATATCAATGAAAATTTAGACTCATTTAAGAAAGATTTCCCAAATTATTGATATTCAAAAGATCTTGACTCAATAAAAATTTTACTTTTAAGCTCCACTTTTTTAGTAAAAGCAGTACTACTTGCTATCCAAGTAATTCTTATAGTTTTATTGGTAGTTTTTTCAGTTCTTTATGCAAAAAATCTAACACAATCAAAATTAAAATCAATTGGAATTCTTAAATCACTAGGCGAAAAAACTAAAAAAATCTTTTTCCTACACATATTAAATATTTTTGCAATTTCTTCCTTAATTTTAATATCAGGGCTAATAATAAGTTTGCCTAGCATGCCATATTTTTATAGCTTGATAACAACCACTGATTTTATAAGTCCAACTTACACACAAATTTTTATCAATTTCATTGTAATTTGATTCTCAATTAGCTTACTTATTTTTCTTATCTATTTCTTCATATCGTTAAGATATTACAAAAAACCTGTTACTGAACTTCTTAAAAATAGTTTATAA
- the rplD gene encoding 50S ribosomal protein L4: MNKNTPISIQSAKYENIVKFNPDKALPEVLFEKRELKTQAIFDSILAERASRRFSTHKVKNRGEVSGTGKKPWKQKSTGKARAGSRRSPIFVGGGRAFGPTTLRNYTLKVNKKVKKLAFFGALSQLAQNHQVLVNDFSMDKISTKLLVEQLKTFKIDKLRHILIASTDTNLFLSARNLPNVELVKPNSITVESLVKTDLLIISENDISSLKKRIEDERK; this comes from the coding sequence ATGAATAAAAATACACCAATTTCAATTCAGAGCGCAAAATACGAAAATATTGTTAAATTTAACCCTGATAAAGCTCTTCCAGAAGTTTTATTTGAAAAAAGAGAACTAAAAACTCAAGCTATTTTTGACTCAATTTTGGCCGAAAGAGCCTCACGTCGTTTTTCAACTCACAAAGTTAAAAACCGTGGTGAAGTTTCAGGGACAGGTAAAAAACCTTGAAAACAAAAATCAACCGGGAAAGCCCGTGCTGGATCAAGAAGATCACCAATTTTTGTTGGCGGGGGTCGTGCTTTTGGACCGACAACTTTAAGAAATTACACTCTAAAAGTAAACAAAAAAGTAAAAAAACTAGCTTTTTTTGGCGCCCTTTCCCAACTAGCACAAAATCACCAAGTTTTAGTAAATGATTTTTCAATGGACAAAATTTCAACTAAACTTCTGGTAGAACAGTTAAAAACCTTTAAAATTGATAAACTTCGTCACATTTTAATCGCCTCAACTGATACAAATTTATTTTTATCAGCAAGAAATTTACCAAATGTCGAGTTAGTAAAACCTAATTCAATAACAGTTGAATCACTAGTAAAAACTGATTTGCTAATCATTTCCGAAAATGATATTTCAAGTCTTAAAAAAAGGATTGAAGATGAACGTAAATAA
- a CDS encoding MFS transporter, which translates to MTIFFKNSIKFTSSLSTSLIGSEAFKFSSSLYIFKITGDFWLVTILYLLIQIPNLVVYLFSSKIVQKWKNDKIILLISDILSVFCLSFLLIIFFSLANSQLFTFSIILILVNTLLGFIHAFRFIYLKNIVYYLANNEKQMQNINVFSSFATAMGFLISAVFALVIYSRLDFYWMVLFNMATYSISGLLYFLLKLNAKKFDFALSHQENFKENDKKISTYKWVFVLAGHFIVAIFFLPRTTLFPPVFEYINSQSKVEIFNYQQLATWFNIGFSFASVLGTIISFLILNKTRKKISIIWLLVGLLILGWIWPFVAFIKNLNVQFYSYMIITSFNQFIFSLFFPTFSSLSYLFFSKEKFHVQNGISLVTRAIFYTLVTIATTATFIYLSFYFSFLIFMVLISVLGLIVIFSYWKIKKLTIKKVKIKTTKS; encoded by the coding sequence ATGACAATATTTTTTAAAAATTCAATCAAATTTACTAGTTCACTTAGCACTTCGCTTATAGGTTCAGAAGCTTTTAAGTTTAGTTCGTCTTTATACATATTTAAAATTACAGGTGATTTTTGGCTTGTTACAATTTTATATTTGTTAATTCAAATACCTAATTTGGTAGTTTATTTATTTAGTAGTAAAATTGTCCAAAAATGAAAAAATGACAAAATTATTCTATTAATTTCAGATATTTTGAGTGTTTTTTGTTTATCTTTCTTGTTGATTATTTTTTTTAGTCTAGCTAATAGTCAACTTTTTACTTTTTCAATAATATTAATTTTAGTTAATACATTGCTTGGTTTTATCCATGCTTTTCGATTTATTTATTTGAAAAATATTGTTTATTATCTAGCAAATAATGAAAAACAGATGCAAAATATTAATGTTTTTTCCTCTTTTGCAACAGCAATGGGATTTTTAATTTCGGCAGTATTTGCCTTAGTCATTTACTCAAGACTTGATTTTTATTGAATGGTTTTGTTTAATATGGCTACCTATTCAATTTCAGGTCTGCTTTATTTTTTGTTAAAATTAAATGCAAAAAAATTTGATTTTGCCCTTAGTCACCAAGAAAATTTCAAAGAAAATGACAAAAAAATTTCAACTTATAAATGAGTTTTTGTCTTAGCTGGCCATTTTATTGTTGCAATTTTCTTTTTACCAAGAACAACGCTATTTCCGCCGGTTTTTGAATATATTAACTCTCAAAGTAAAGTTGAGATTTTTAATTACCAGCAATTAGCAACATGATTCAATATTGGTTTTTCGTTTGCTTCAGTTTTAGGAACAATCATCAGTTTTTTAATACTAAATAAAACAAGGAAAAAAATTAGCATTATTTGACTTTTGGTTGGCCTGCTAATATTAGGTTGAATTTGGCCTTTTGTTGCTTTTATCAAAAATCTAAATGTTCAATTTTATTCATATATGATAATTACTAGTTTTAATCAGTTTATATTTTCGTTGTTTTTCCCAACTTTTTCCAGTTTGTCATATTTATTTTTTAGTAAAGAAAAATTCCATGTCCAAAACGGAATTTCACTAGTAACTAGAGCGATTTTTTACACTTTAGTTACAATTGCTACAACCGCAACTTTTATTTATCTTTCATTTTACTTTTCATTTTTAATATTTATGGTTCTCATCTCAGTTTTGGGCTTGATAGTCATTTTTAGCTACTGAAAAATTAAAAAATTAACTATTAAAAAAGTTAAAATCAAAACTACAAAAAGCTAG
- the rplC gene encoding 50S ribosomal protein L3, whose product MKGILGRKIGMTQLFTVDGISIPVSVIEVPENIVTKILTKEKDNYEAIQLGVFDKKQSAHKKPELGHFAKADTKPKKFVREFRDFPGLKLGQTINVSIFSAGEFVDVIGTSKGKGFAGPIKRHNQAIGPRSHGGGGGSKPIRQTGSLGDISGNKVVKGMTMPGRLGHSRVTKQSLEIVKVDQENNLLIVKGSIPGPKKSFVMIRTAIKKSTSKTPINLFEVSPKDQELKHE is encoded by the coding sequence ATGAAAGGAATTTTAGGTAGAAAAATTGGAATGACACAACTTTTTACAGTTGATGGTATTTCAATTCCTGTTAGCGTCATTGAAGTTCCTGAAAACATAGTTACAAAAATTCTTACAAAAGAAAAAGATAACTATGAAGCAATTCAGCTCGGTGTTTTTGATAAAAAGCAATCAGCTCACAAAAAACCTGAACTAGGTCATTTTGCAAAAGCTGATACTAAACCGAAAAAATTTGTTCGTGAATTCCGTGATTTTCCAGGTTTAAAATTAGGTCAAACCATTAATGTTTCAATTTTTAGTGCTGGTGAATTTGTTGATGTAATTGGAACTTCAAAAGGAAAAGGTTTTGCTGGCCCAATTAAACGTCACAATCAAGCAATTGGACCTAGATCTCACGGTGGTGGGGGTGGTTCAAAACCAATTCGTCAAACTGGTTCACTTGGAGATATTTCCGGAAACAAAGTTGTTAAAGGAATGACAATGCCAGGACGTCTTGGACATTCTCGTGTAACTAAACAGTCACTTGAAATTGTTAAAGTTGACCAGGAAAATAATTTATTAATAGTAAAAGGTTCAATTCCTGGTCCAAAAAAATCATTTGTTATGATAAGAACAGCAATTAAAAAATCAACTTCTAAAACTCCCATTAATCTTTTTGAAGTTAGTCCCAAAGATCAGGAGTTAAAACATGAATAA
- the rpsS gene encoding 30S ribosomal protein S19, protein MARSLKKGPFADEHLLKKVDDAIMKNSRKPIKTWSRRSTIFPQFVGLTFLVHNGKIFNEVYVTDDMVGHKLGEFSPTRTYYGHGKDKAKKK, encoded by the coding sequence ATGGCTCGTTCACTTAAAAAAGGTCCATTTGCTGATGAGCATCTTCTTAAAAAAGTTGATGATGCAATTATGAAAAACTCACGCAAACCAATTAAGACTTGATCACGCCGGTCAACTATTTTCCCTCAGTTTGTTGGTCTAACTTTTTTGGTCCACAATGGCAAAATTTTTAACGAAGTTTATGTTACCGATGATATGGTAGGCCACAAATTAGGTGAATTTTCACCAACAAGAACTTATTATGGGCATGGAAAAGACAAGGCTAAAAAGAAATAA
- a CDS encoding IS30 family transposase, with product MEKRKFKHFSFEDLVKIEFLLQNNKSIRYIAKQLNVSPSTVSREIKRNLNEYGIYEANLAITKRRKRYYHRYYFRFVELGKYEEFSKIFAIKYDKKVHGVKATYFYIAENFPNIERPSLKTVFNWIKTNKWVIVRSDRLRQYYKKGGKRTRNAVQRLVPAGYVKPIWARDKSIDSRQDFGHWELDLVVGKKTSGHDSILTLVERKTRKLFAKKVRNKNPRAINKAIKDLANENNLHIKTITCDNGLEFEQIALLAYWLKIIVYKAEPYASFQRGSNEHANGLIRRFYPKGFDFNLISDDDLQNTIGKINSMPREIFNWKSALEVFNDNLVI from the coding sequence ATGGAAAAAAGAAAATTTAAACATTTTAGTTTCGAAGATTTAGTAAAAATTGAGTTTTTATTGCAGAACAATAAAAGTATTAGGTATATCGCTAAACAACTTAATGTTTCGCCCTCAACTGTCTCAAGAGAAATTAAAAGAAATCTAAATGAATATGGAATTTATGAAGCTAATTTAGCAATAACAAAAAGACGAAAAAGATATTATCATAGGTATTATTTTAGATTTGTTGAGTTAGGAAAATATGAGGAATTTAGCAAAATTTTTGCAATAAAATACGACAAAAAAGTCCATGGAGTTAAAGCGACATATTTTTATATAGCAGAAAATTTTCCGAACATTGAAAGACCGTCTTTAAAGACTGTTTTTAACTGAATCAAAACTAATAAATGGGTAATAGTTAGGAGTGACAGACTCAGACAATATTACAAAAAAGGTGGAAAAAGAACCAGAAATGCCGTGCAAAGATTAGTTCCAGCAGGCTATGTAAAACCCATTTGAGCACGCGATAAATCCATAGATTCAAGGCAAGATTTTGGACATTGAGAGCTAGATTTAGTTGTTGGCAAAAAGACTAGCGGACACGATAGTATCCTTACCTTAGTAGAAAGAAAAACCAGAAAATTATTTGCTAAAAAAGTACGAAATAAAAATCCCAGAGCCATCAATAAAGCCATCAAAGATCTTGCAAATGAAAATAATTTACATATCAAAACTATCACTTGCGACAATGGATTGGAATTTGAGCAAATTGCATTATTGGCATATTGGTTAAAAATAATAGTTTATAAAGCAGAGCCATATGCTTCATTTCAAAGAGGTTCTAACGAGCATGCCAATGGATTAATTAGAAGGTTTTATCCAAAAGGTTTTGATTTCAACCTAATCAGCGATGATGATTTGCAAAATACAATTGGTAAAATTAACTCAATGCCTAGGGAAATTTTTAATTGAAAATCCGCTTTAGAGGTCTTTAATGATAACTTGGTGATTTAA
- the rpsQ gene encoding 30S ribosomal protein S17, producing MNNNLEKMPQKRNLRKTLQGKVIRTSDKTIMVSVETAYKHKLYGKRFKKTKKFATHDQAGTANVGDFVKIAECRPISKTKHFRLVEVLQKKGEV from the coding sequence ATGAACAATAATTTAGAAAAAATGCCCCAAAAGCGTAATCTTCGTAAAACACTGCAAGGAAAAGTGATTCGCACTTCTGATAAAACAATAATGGTTTCTGTTGAGACAGCTTATAAACATAAACTTTATGGAAAACGGTTCAAAAAAACTAAAAAATTTGCAACTCATGACCAAGCAGGAACAGCAAATGTTGGTGATTTTGTTAAAATAGCAGAATGCCGTCCAATTTCAAAAACAAAACATTTCCGTCTAGTTGAAGTTTTACAAAAAAAAGGAGAAGTCTAA
- a CDS encoding M28 family peptidase: protein MGLFSEEKSRKINRPNLKCLGIPENGIYQVLPKSEVKISGFTIFCRNQDNKISNILTRILLDIDKNFDILLTTKEEIQLQGTKDFFVTNQIKKYKFLVNIDVCEDQNWDNEGIKIRVADNFTAHNIVFYNKIVEIFQKNSISFKPYFGSGSTDITNFQNQNAITLSIPASKIHSNSSMSLIKNFFFLLWICKEINDNIF from the coding sequence TTGGGACTTTTTTCTGAAGAAAAAAGTAGAAAAATAAATCGGCCTAATTTAAAGTGTCTTGGAATCCCTGAAAATGGAATTTACCAAGTTTTACCCAAAAGTGAGGTAAAAATTTCCGGATTTACTATCTTTTGCCGAAATCAAGATAATAAAATTTCTAACATATTAACTAGAATTCTTTTGGATATTGATAAAAATTTTGATATTCTTCTGACAACAAAAGAAGAAATTCAATTACAGGGAACAAAAGATTTTTTTGTTACTAATCAAATTAAAAAATACAAATTTTTGGTCAATATTGACGTCTGTGAGGACCAAAATTGAGATAATGAAGGTATAAAAATTAGAGTAGCTGATAATTTTACGGCACATAATATTGTTTTTTATAACAAAATTGTTGAAATTTTTCAAAAAAATAGTATTTCTTTTAAGCCTTATTTTGGCTCAGGTTCAACTGATATCACTAATTTTCAAAATCAAAATGCCATAACTTTATCAATTCCCGCGTCAAAAATACATTCTAATTCCTCGATGTCACTAATAAAAAATTTTTTCTTTTTGCTTTGAATTTGCAAGGAAATAAATGACAATATTTTTTAA
- the rpsC gene encoding 30S ribosomal protein S3 codes for MGQKVNPNGFRFGITRAHNAIWYADKNKFATNLLEDVKIHRFFEKLTREYQIGNTIIRRDRNNAITVLVYTARLGSFLGSSGENLKKIVEQLKKTLKNRKIVLHIDAIEITNPELNAKLMAETIAQKLEQRGSYRIAQKFAIRTALKAGAKGVKTLVSGRLNGVEMARSEGYAEGEMKLHTLRQNVEYATAIAKTTYGILGVKVWVSLGESRQKIDIESVIRSDKRR; via the coding sequence ATGGGACAAAAGGTAAATCCAAATGGTTTCCGTTTTGGAATAACAAGAGCTCATAATGCAATTTGGTATGCAGACAAAAATAAATTTGCCACTAATTTGTTAGAAGATGTTAAAATTCACCGTTTTTTTGAAAAATTAACCCGTGAATACCAAATTGGAAACACAATAATTCGTCGTGATCGCAATAATGCAATTACTGTTTTAGTCTATACAGCAAGACTTGGTTCATTTCTTGGATCTTCAGGCGAAAATCTGAAAAAAATTGTTGAACAACTAAAAAAAACTCTTAAAAACCGTAAAATTGTTTTACACATTGATGCAATTGAAATCACAAATCCTGAATTAAATGCAAAATTAATGGCTGAAACAATCGCCCAAAAACTTGAACAACGTGGATCCTACCGAATTGCGCAAAAATTTGCAATTCGAACCGCACTAAAAGCGGGGGCAAAAGGGGTAAAAACACTTGTCTCTGGTCGTCTTAATGGTGTTGAAATGGCTCGTTCTGAAGGTTATGCCGAAGGTGAAATGAAATTGCACACTTTACGTCAAAATGTTGAATATGCAACCGCAATTGCAAAAACAACTTACGGAATTTTGGGCGTTAAAGTTTGAGTCTCACTTGGTGAGTCAAGACAAAAAATTGATATTGAATCTGTCATAAGAAGTGATAAAAGGAGATAA
- the rplP gene encoding 50S ribosomal protein L16, with protein sequence MLQPKKTKHRKTFRLYHDKREAHSGNFLAFGDYGLQAVGSAWISAAQIEAARIAITRRMGREGQVIIRIFPHLSLTSKPIGVRMGSGKGSVDRWVAVVKKNTMMFEIKGVKDDVARDALRLGGHKLPLKWKIVTIS encoded by the coding sequence ATGTTGCAACCAAAAAAAACTAAGCACCGTAAAACTTTCCGTCTTTATCACGATAAACGGGAAGCACACTCAGGAAATTTTCTAGCCTTTGGTGACTACGGACTTCAAGCCGTTGGCTCAGCTTGAATTTCTGCAGCCCAAATTGAAGCTGCCCGTATTGCAATTACAAGAAGAATGGGACGTGAAGGTCAAGTTATTATTCGAATTTTTCCACATTTGTCCTTAACTTCTAAGCCAATTGGAGTTCGAATGGGATCTGGAAAAGGTTCAGTTGATCGTTGAGTCGCTGTTGTTAAGAAAAATACAATGATGTTTGAAATTAAAGGTGTAAAAGACGATGTTGCTCGTGATGCACTTCGACTTGGTGGGCATAAATTACCACTAAAATGAAAAATAGTAACTATATCTTAG